TAACAAGAAATGTTAAAAAGAAATTCATGACCTCTTGAAGAACCCTTGCTGCAAGTGTTTCTGCTGTGTCATTAGCCAGTACGGGCACGACTTCTTGAGCAAGAATACGTCCAGTGTCATAATGCTCATCAACATAATGGATCGTTGGACCAGAATACCTACAGATAGCAAATAACAGACAGATAAACTGAATTACTTATGTTTGGAGCTAAAATGAGGATTCAAAGCAGTGGACGGAAAAAACTAAACCTGTCCCAAATGCAGCTACTAAAATCAAGGTTAGGTgcttaatatttttgaaaggCGGAGAGGATGAACTGAAATTATGCAGCAACTAAGTCACAGGTAACAATATCGGCatgaaacagtcaagtaaaCAGATAATTTCTGGGAATTCAAAGATAATGGAGTAAGGACTTTCAACCCAAAATGTGAATACAAATCTTCATagtaaaaactagcaaaatagaATTGGTTTTCTTGAAGAATCTGAATCCTCAACATTTCAAGAAAAAGATGCTACATTATCGGATATGATCTAAAAAATGTTCATCGATCACATTTCTCTATCATGATACTTGTTGGTTTTAACTATAGAGAAAACACAAGTCACATTGAGTATTTAAGTCTTCAACTAAGCACTCAATTTGCAATTCACAAGCTGAACGGGAGTACTATTTCTTGTTTAGAAACTATCTAACGTGCTTTGGTtttgtggcaaaaccaaaacagCTAATGCTGCATGTGCAATCACTCTTGGACAGGAAATTCATGCCCTCTTTAGGCTTGCGTTTCCCAATAGTGAATACAAATTTATCTCACGACCTCATTCCCCTTATGCAGCAGTTACAAGAATGACCTAGTGGTATTGTACTTATTTGTATTTCCGATGAAAACTAAAGTGTGCCACTTGCATTGAATGATCTCTATTGGATTACAGGAGTTCACTCCCCAGGCGACATATTAATTGATCAAAGGGAAAAGATAAGAACAACCAGCTTCTAACATCTCGTTATTTAAGTGTCTTCAATGACCGACTTTATGAGCAGCAGTGTAGCTGCTTCCGGATTGAATTATATAAATGTATAActgaaagttttaaaaaaaaaattgtatctgTGTTTGTCTAAAGTACCCGACCTGTTAACCCTAAAACCTGAACCTGAACCTGCCTCTGTAAACAACTCAGAATCATCAATGGAAATAATAAGTCCAACTATACAGACACGCTTTATAATATGGTACAGTTGATGCATACTTCAGATCAGAAAAATAGAAATGCATCCCACTTACGCCTAACATATTGGATTAGTCTCAATTAAGAGAACCATATGATGACTGTCTAGTAATTAACAGGGAATGACTTAATATAACTTTTTATGTTGCATAGGAGTAGGGAAGCTTCTTAATTAAAAGTTTTAAAGGGCATagaagaagagaaacttaaataAGGTTACAGTTGGCCATTACCCAAAAAACGCAACAGAAATTGACTGTTCTACTTATAACCCAATTTGGCAAAAAGAATAAAGGAATCATTGGCTGTTACTGAAAGCTCAAGCTCATGAAACTGAAAGGTTCCGTCAACCCAACCTCTTTCGCTTTACAATAAAGGCAGTCCCATAAGGGCCAGATTTATAGCACAGTATAATCCTCATCATTGCACAGATAAATAACACGTGATACTTTAAAGACAAAGGATAGAAAATGGCGCTTGACTCTTTCAGTCCACATGACAGTGTTTTTTACTTTCTACATATCATGGCAAAGTATCTATATGTTTGAAGTTAAGAACAACTGAAAAATCAAAGAGGAAGGAGCAGCGAGATACTTGATTAACGAAAATAATTCCATTTTGATAGAACACATACATACCTAGCTCCAGAAGCTATGACTGCTTTATGCACCTTTATGCCATAGTAGCCTTTGCCTCCAAAAGCTGGAAGAAGTGACGGATGAATATTAAATATCGATCTTGGAAATGCTTGGACCAACTCAGTAGGAATAAGCTTTAAGTACCCAGCTAAAAGAATGAAGTCAATATTGTAGGTTCTGTAAACAAAAGTTAGTTTAATAAAACGCTGAAGAATATGAAGAAATAACTTCAGTAAACAATGGAGACAACTAAGATTATTCATGTCATACACTAACGGGTCGTTTGGTATGGGGGATGGGATAGACGAAGTTATCCCACATTGTACTACAAATAATGAGATAAATAATCCCGGGATTAATTAATACCCACAACCAAACGCAAGATAAAATAATACTGCATTTTATCCCAGGATTATTGTCCCTTATCCCTCATACCAAATGACCCCTCCAACCCTCCTATAGATGATTTATACATCCTCATTTAAATAACTAATGAGTATGAAAAGTATTTATTCACACAGAAGAGAGTAAATAAGCAAGAAATATAGATGTTTATCATGGTTTACATGCTTTTGTTCACATTTACTTTCCCATTTCTACTGTAATAGACATTTCGCTCCAAGTAGAAGAAACCAAGGGCAAAATGAAAAGGAAGACCAAAATAAAGAAAGGTGAGCAAAATGAGAAGCGTTTAACAGAATAACTCTTTAAAGTTTCGATTTACAACTTATGTCAAAATTAGGtgaatactttaaaatagtttgCTGCAAAGCATAAGAACAACAGTGAAATAAGGTGATAACAATAAATGCAACTGAGAAAGACAGGAATTCTTGATAGATGTGCCGGATTCTCTTCGAAAAACTTGAATAATGTTAAATGGTTTCTTGAGGCATCTTCGCTCGTGAACCGGGCTGCTATTGAAGCCCGAATGGACGCAAGCCATAAAAGAATTCAGGAACTAGAAGAAAGCTTAAGAAAACCAAAAGTTTTGCCATATTGAGGAAAAGAACGTAGCTTAAACCACATCTATCTTTTGTgctcaaatatctcaaaattcaaaatccTCAGCAAACGATAACAGTACAAGTAAATTTCCTTCTATTCAGATACCATTTTTCTTCTGCTAACAATTCCAGAAGAAAAGGTAAGGAAAAACATAGAAGAAGAGGAGCTGATTGTGCTATAGCCTAATTTCAAGGAAGACGGCATCTTTTTTGCACAAACTAACTACTAAAGCAGTTAGATCAATAGTAGAGACATggatagaaaagaaaaaaccttAGAGATCCCACGAGATCCTCCTCCGATAAACCCTCAGATGAATTCTTTGCTTTAGGAAACAAAATAACAGGGATGTCTTGCTCCCTTGCATACTTTGCACCTCCACAATCTGCATGTCAAAACAAAAAGAATCTAAATGAAAAGATGAGTGAAAACTACGATAAGACAATAGAATACGCATATATCTTCAGGTATAAAGCTGTGGAAACTTTGGAGTAATTTACATATAAGCTTTGGAAACTTTAGTCGAAACAGAAATCTCTGAAATTTCCAAGTGCTTCCGCCAAAAAATTATCAAGCTTATATTGTATCATGGAAACTTCTCATCATGAGTgggaaagaaaaaatcaattgcCGATGTGATTTCATTTTCAACACAGCATACTCATTTATAAAGTCACACATGCTTCAACATGCAAACTGTTAATACACCTAAGATTAACAAAATTTCAGGACGAAAGAAACAAAAGAAGGAATACAGATGAAGCCTGGCGTAAGGACACGATGAATAGAAATTTCACTCTTGGCAAAATTAATCAAGACAGTTGCAATACAAATAGGCTGAATTTACAAGTGTTTCTCCAAAGCTCAGAGCTTTACCAAAATCTCAGATAGGCAGGGACCTACAATCCAACAATCAATAATCTTGGAATACAATAATAATGAGGACAACAATTATGCCCAAGTCTCAAACAAGTTGGGTCGGCTATATGATTCCTCATTGACCACGTTACTCCATTTAAACTCATCTCATGCCAATATAATGGTAATTTACGTAAGACGTACAAGAAGTTCTCTGTATTTTCTAAAGGTATAATCTCTCAAAGGCTAAACCATTCCTAGAAATCATATGACCTACAATAAAAGTGGTAACATCTAAAACATAATCTCAACTAATATGTATCACCAATACCTACATAAGTTGTTAAAGGTCGGAGATTTATGAAAACCTCAAATAGACAGGTACCAAAAGCCAACAACAAATAATCTTGaaatacaaaaataacaacaaaaacaattatGCTTGAGTCTCAAACAAGTTGAGatcggctatatgaatcctcattgACGATGTTACTCCATATAAACTCGTCTCATGCCAATATAATGCAAATTAAGTAGGAAGTATTAGAAGTTCTCTAAATTTCTAAATGTGTACTCTCTGAAAGGCTAAACCACTTGTAAAAAACAAACAACCCAATGGAGGAGCTAGGATTTTTGCATAAGGCCatgcaaaatataaagaagtaaatataCGTGAAGGAAGCTAAGGGGATTCcacatatatattgtatataaaTGAGAATAATCTTGACCTTGTATATCCCGTATAAGTTTCCGACGAACCTAGCTCCAGCATAAATATCTCAACTATTATGTTTCACCtatgaacaacaacaacatacccaatgtactACCACACGTGGTGTCTAGGGAGGGCAAGGCCTAGCCAAACCTTACCTCTACCTAACAGTGTTGTCTAGGGAGGGCAAGGCGTACCCAAACCTTACCTCTACCTTTGTtgggtagagaggttgttttggATAGACCCTCATCTCATTATCAGTCAAAGCTCAGAACTTtaccaaaatctcaaatagataGGGACCAAAAGCCAACTAAAAATAAATCTTGAAataaactgaaaaaaaaaaactttcaaaaaaacACCCTACCATTTTTATTGGTAACTAAAACAGCTACCTCTCCATGAACAGTCCCTTCAAGTGTAGCTTCATAAATTGACCTGAAATTTGAACCTCCACCAGATACAAAAACTGCCAGCTTCTTCTTTCTAAGTTCTTTAGTCATACCAATATCAGGAACTGTAATAGCTTCTGCTTCAATTCTTTGCAAACAATTACTACACTGGAAAAATTTCTTGCTGGGGAAATTCTTAGGAGAAAAAGAAAACTGGGGTTTCAAGAAAACCCCTTTAAGGGTAAGAttatttgaagaagaagatgggtTTTGTAGAATTTGAAAAAATGAAGTTTTTGGGTTTTGGATTGGTGAAGTGGGTAAGGTGGAGGAAAGTCCAACAGACAATTTTTGAGCTGCCATAGAACCGGAGGTGAACGGCGAAGATGGCGGCGGAGGTGGGATGGAAGACGGGAAGTGGTGCGGCCGGGAAGTTAAGGGAGGGTgaaattttctctatttattaaatttgcaaacaaaatataattgtcatatttttttatttttatcttttcaaactaaaactAAATACTTCTTCAATTATATGAGAGAAGAATTGAGAAATAATCGTAACCAATTAATTACTATAGCGTAAAAAACATTGTTAGTAGAACATATTTCACATTTTTGTGGAGAAAcgatttatttattcatttttgaaaattgggGGAAAATATTATAATGTGGggattaaaattttcattaataaaaaaaatatattcaaatagtCAATTAATTGATTTGTTAAAAATTCTCgagaaataatttaataataaatgataaaatatattatttaactcATTTACCTCTAAATTATAAACGttgattattttaaaagttcatatattgttttatttcaTTTACAACTAATAACTATAAAAAACCATCTTGAACTAAATGAATTTCTATTCAACCTCCTCCGGATTAAGATATCtcttcttctaaaaaaaaattaacttgattttaagtatagaaaaataatttatattacatcttccaacaagttaaagtagACATCGAAAGCTTGATTtgaaagatatatatattagaGACACGATAGAAATAGAGGAAATAAGAGAATTTATATGagtatttatttttcaattttctataCTATTCAAGTAAGTGTGTGACTCTGTATAAGGACTTAGTTCTCTTCTCTCCGTTCACACTATtctcaaaggaaaaataaataaataaggtaGCAGGTATCACAAGCCCTTATTTTGTCCCACATTTTTATTGAGAAGTAAGTataattcatcaattccattgaatatttttatatcttgAGTCTCGACAAAGATTACATAAGTGTGCAATTATGTTAATgacatattatttattataatagtttatttaaatCTAATCGTTTATCTAACATATGTATGGTATCGATTACATAGATTCTAAACTACTTATTTTCTcgaatttttgaaaaaagttGTGACGAAAACTAGCAAAAAAGAGTTCAAGAtgatttttaaaagtaaataattattaattataaatgaaataaaactaCACTTGGgagaaaactcattaacaagtAAAATGCTACTCACGTGCTAGTTATACCCAAGGGATTATTTACTCAAACTATTCAATTCCATTGATCAATTTTAAGAATATTATTACATTATAATTCTAAAAACATTATCAAGAAAATCCTAAAGATTATAGTAATTTAATTACTCATATAAAATTACGAATCatttataaaattgaaattgacTAAATAAATTGAATCTTCAAAGTATATTTACGATACTTTCCGAAAAAGTAGATTTGATTTTCTTATTAAATCTTCTTTCTTTCGTATCCATTTAATTAGTGGATTCGATTCTCTTAACCGAGcataaaattattcaaatatatatttgataatACAATTAAAGTCTTCAAACTACactataaaaatactaaaaataaacaTTAATCAACGGTCCAGATAACTCCTAAACTCCTTATCATAGACCTTCACACACTTGATCACTCAGAAAGCGAAGCTATAAATACCCAgagatcaaaaaaataaaaataaattaaatattccgTCATCGGAAAAGAGTACTCCGCCGCCGTGAATGGAAGGAGTAGGTGCCAGATTCGGCCGTTCATCAACTAGGTACGGCCCGACCACTGTATTCACTGGTCCGGTTCGGAGATGGAAGAAGAAATGGGTTCATGTCAGCTCCGGCAAAAACAATCATCAATCAACCGCCGTTAACGGCGGTGTTAACGGCAGTAATGTCTCTCATCTCGTGTTTTTGAAGTGGACTCCGATTACTGCCAgccaaaataacaacaacagtaACAGTAGCGCCGATAAGGATGACGATTCCAAAATCTCCGATAAAGACGACGTCGTTCCGATCGAGGAACCTCCCAAACGTAAATTCAAGTATATTCCggtaataaattaattatttttaattaatttcttagCTTATTATAGATCATCTGTGTACTATAGTGTATTTCAATGTTGAGCTATTTAAACAATCAACTGTATCtggtttactttttcttattgtttaaaattaaatataatgcCATTCTATTAAGGGAAATTAATTAGGTGTGAGAGAACTATTTGGCTCAAGGTTTGCGGATTCAGGATTTTCAATTAGgagattcaaaaaaaaaaatgtagtgTTTGATATTTGAACTTAGAACCTCAAGTGAATTTTGAAACCCCTCAACCACTAAGTCAACCTTGAATCTTATGTTTAGGAGGTTTAAAATCTATATAcataaaaagataattaaaaataccttaTATATACTGTGTAATATCTTTGCGAGGGGTTCCAGTGAACACCCTCCCGGACCCCTAGATCCTCCCCTGATCTGAACAAATCCTTTACCCGCAAATCATGTGGGAGTGCAAACTCAAGCGAGAATCTCATTATGTTTATCATGATTTTTAGAAGTGAAACTAATCCATATTGGACATCAAATTCACCAAAGTTAGATTAGTTGACATCATTGATAGTTTCTTGTTCTTTGATTTCGGTTATCACCTTTGTTTTTTTGTGCTTCGATTGTTGCATTATTTTGTTGCGAGTACTGTTCTTTCCCTTATGTTTTATGTATGCACTGCACTCCATTTCACATTATTTCATTGTTGTTAGTGTCCTCATTTCTGTATTCTCTTTTTGAAATTGCTTGGAAATGTTTATTTTAAGTTGAGGATCTGTCggaacaacctctctatctctatgAGGTAGAGGGAAGGTTTGCATATACTCTACCCTCCCTCGACACTacttgtggaattacactgggtatgtgtTGTTTACACAGTTTAGTTACTCAAAAGCAAGGTACTGAACTTAGAAAACAAGGTAAATAGCCTTCTACAACCAATCTGACATTTTCAgtgtaatatttcttaaaaccTTATTGAGACAGGACAGGGATTTGAAAATAATGTATTGATATTACTGTTTGCGTTTTTGGAAAGACGTGGAGAAATTGGTTTAATTGTGAGTAAGGTCGACGGATTTGTCATGTTTCATGTAGATTTGACATCAAATGGCATGGCAATGGGGCTGTTATATATTGCTTTTGATTAAACACAAAAGCTAATTTTTGGTTTTAAATTGTGAGATTTGGGAATTTGCTAAGTGATTTAGGTTGGCAAGATGTGGACAGAGAAAAAAATGTAGAAGTTACCAACTCTATGAGGTGTAAGAACTATATAACTGTTGTACTTCATAGGCTGCAAGTTTTTGATCTGAAAGTTTGTTCTGGTGCTGGATATATTTCTTGTTGATCAGTATATCATATTTGAATAGTGGTTTTGCTACCTACCAGATAAAGAAGTAATTTTCTGTTGACAGAAATTTTAGTTATCTTTTCATTTCCACTGGAAGCATCTTCTTTCTTGTCTCTCATCTT
This Solanum dulcamara chromosome 1, daSolDulc1.2, whole genome shotgun sequence DNA region includes the following protein-coding sequences:
- the LOC129896157 gene encoding phosphoribosylglycinamide formyltransferase, chloroplastic produces the protein MAAQKLSVGLSSTLPTSPIQNPKTSFFQILQNPSSSSNNLTLKGVFLKPQFSFSPKNFPSKKFFQCSNCLQRIEAEAITVPDIGMTKELRKKKLAVFVSGGGSNFRSIYEATLEGTVHGEVAVLVTNKNDCGGAKYAREQDIPVILFPKAKNSSEGLSEEDLVGSLRTYNIDFILLAGYLKLIPTELVQAFPRSIFNIHPSLLPAFGGKGYYGIKVHKAVIASGARYSGPTIHYVDEHYDTGRILAQEVVPVLANDTAETLAARVLQEEHKLYVEVAAALCEERIVWRQDGVPLIRSKEDPSQYK